In Candidatus Cloacimonadota bacterium, the genomic window TATCCCCCCCTGGGGTTTTGATGAAAACGAGCAGACCAGACTGCTAACTCACGCTTCGGTACTCTACCCACGTTCTCGCAAACAGGGAGATTATGGCGGAGACACCTATCTTTCCACCCGGAGCGGTTTTGGACAATATCTCAGGCGTGCAAACAGGTTCCAGAACCACATGCACAAGCTTACCTTGGAAGATACGGGTACAATCATCAAAAACCTGCTGGACGGGCTTTTATCCTACGGGATTATCGAAAAAGTCCGGGATGCCAAAGCGGAAAAAGTACCGGGATATCAGCTTGTGGCCGATTCGATGATTTGGAAAGCCGGAGATGGTTCCAGCGGAGCTTATGATCCCATCCGTCAAACATCTCTTTCCTTGGCTGGACAACCAGTTAATCAATATTTTAAAGAATTCTACCAGTTTGTTGCGGCATCGACGCGTGGGCTCCACTCGAGAGAACATACAGCCCAGGTTTCATACGAAGAACGGGAACGAAGAGAAGATGACTTTCGTAAAGCCACTTTGCCCATCCTATATTGCTCACCCACCATGGAACTGGGAATCGATATCTCGCGCTTGAACGTGGTGAATATGCGCAATGTTCCACCTACACCCGCAAACTACGCGCAACGCAGTGGGCGCGCGGGCAGAAGCGGACAGCCAGCCTTGGTTTTCACCTATTGTTCAACTGGAAGTCCGCATGATCAATATTTCTTTAAACGTCCCGTCAATATGGTCTCAGGATCAGTGGCGGCACCGCAGATTGATCTTGCCAATGAAGATATGTTGCAATCCCATATCAATGCCATCTGGCTTTCAGAAGCCCGGTTGAAACTGGGTAACACACTCACAGAAATTGTGGATATCTCTGGTGAACCACCTAAGCTGGAACTCTTGCCAGATATTGAGAACGCTTTGTCGGATTTTTCCATAAGACAAAGAGCGCGCATCAGAGCAGCCAAAATAATAAGTTCCATAGAAGATAGTTTAAAGAATTCTGTTTGGTTCACACCGGATTGGCTTGACGACACATTATCCCAAATTCCGCTGCAATTCCAAAAAGCTTGTGATCGATGGCGTGGTTTATATAAAGCTGCTCTCAATCAGCAGGAAATCCAAAATAAAATTATCCTTGACGCCTCCAGAAAACAACAGGAAAAAGACCAAGCCAAACGTCTAAGGAGAGAAGCTGAAGCACAGTTGGAACTCCTTACCACATCCAGTGGGGCGATTCATTCCGATTTTTATTCCTATCGATATTTTGCCAGTGAGGGCTTTTTGCCTGGATATAATTTCCCCCGCTTACCTCTGTCCGCCTTTATACCAGGGAGAAGACTCAAGACCGGTAAAGATGAATATCTGTCCCGGCCTCGTTTTTTGGCCATCACAGAGTTTGGACCACGCTCATTTGTCTATCATGAAGGCTCCAGATACATCATCCACCAGGTTATCATGCCCGCCCAGGATGAACAAAACAATGTTGCCACCAGCGCGGCAAAGATTTGCTCCCAATGTGGTTATCTGCATGTTTTGGAAGAGGGCGTGGACAAGCAAAAATATGATAAATGTGAACATTGCGGCAGCGATTTACATCATATTTTATCAAACCTGTTCAGGCTTCAGAATGTGGTGGCGCAACGCAGAGACCAGATAAATTGCGACGAGGAAGAACGCCTAAAACTCGGTTTCGACATCCGCACTACCCTACGCTTCGCGTCGCGATCAGGCCGCCTCTCCTGCATAAACGCAAACATCATGAATGAAAATGACTGTCTGGGAAGATTGACCTATGGTGATTCCGCCATGATCTGGCGCATAAACCTCGGCTATAAATCCCGGCGCCCCGGATTTGTTTTTGACACAGAGCGCGGATACTGGGGAAAATATGATAGTGAAGACCTCGATGATGATTCACCCATGGGCAGATCGAACATCCTGGTTAGCCCATTTGTAAGCGACACCAAAAATTGCCTGTTGTTTGAACCACATTTCGGTGTTAATGATACCATAATGGCATCTCTGCAGGCGGTTCTAAAAAACGCCATACAAAGGGTTTTCGAGCTGGAGGATAACGAATTATCAGCGGAATCGCTGCCTTCAAAGGGTGAAAGAAAAGTAATTCTCTTCTACGAAGCCACAGAAGGCGGAGCCGGAGTTTTGAAAAAGGTGATAGACAACCCAAACTTCAAGCAAGTTATCAGGGAAGCCATAGATATTTGTCATTATGATCCGACCACCTTTGCGGACCTGCAAAAATCCCCACTGGCCAAAGAAACCTGTGAAGCCGCCTGCTATGACTGCCTCATGAGCTATTCGAACCAAACCGACCATGAGTTGTTGGACCGCAAAGCGATTATTGATATCCTGATAAGCCTCTTCAATTCCAACGTATCCCGCTCTTCCAGTGAATTATCACGAACCGAGCATTTTGAAAGATTAAAAAGATTGGCAGGCTCAAGCCTTGAGGAAAAATGGCTTGACCTCATTTACAAATCTGGCCATATCCTTCCGACCCACGCTCAAGCGCTCATTGAATCGTGTAACACCAAACCGGATTATCTATACAGCGATAAATTCGTCGTCATTTACATTGATGGCCCCATCCATGATTCACCGGATCAAGCAAGCGAAGATAAAAAAATAGAGAAATGCTTGGACGATGCTGGCTGGCATGTCATCAGATTCAGGTATGATGATGATTGGCAAGAGATTATAGCCGCCAATAAAAACATCTTTGGGGAGAAATAGGATCATGAATTCCTTTTTGCTGCCAATCCTGTCTCACTGCCTCTACAATCACATTTACCACCAGCTTTATTTCCCATGCAGTTGAATAAGATGTATAGAAAATACAACTTTTGCTTATATATTCTTTTTGATATGTATAGAAAATGCCACTTTCGTATATATGTCCGTCGTGATATGTATAGAAAATGCCACTTTCGTATATATGTCCGTCGTGATATGTATAGAAAATCCGGGTTTAATATACCAATAGGAGTATTTTTATGAGCAGCACACCAAGATTTCTTCCACCTGAAGTTGATTTAGAGACTAAGACAGTCCTAAGAAAAGCAGCATCAGCTCATCGTTATCTGGCAGAATTGAAGGGAATCTCTTCGAGCATCCCGAATCAATCCATTCTGATAAACACTCTTTCTCTTCAGGAAGCGAAAGATAGTTCTGAAATAGAAAACATCATCACCACCGCTGACGATCTTTATCGGGAAGAACTTTTCCCCCAGTTTGCCGAGAATGCTTCCGCAAAAGAAGTGAAAAACTACGCCTCTGCTCTAAAAGCGGGTTTCAAGCTTGTACGAGATAACTCCCTGTTAACCTCCAACATCATTATTGAAATTCACTCAAAGCTGGAAAATCATCGTTCAGGTTTTAGGACCATGCCTGGAACCGAACTGAAAAACGAACAAACAGGTGAAACTGTTTATAGGCCACCACAAAATCCCCAGAATATAGCTGATCTCATGAGCAATCTTGAGCTTTTCATCAATGATGACCACATATATGATGCCGACATTTTGGTGAAAATGGCTATCATCCACTTCCAGTTTGAGAGCATACACCCCTTTTATGATGGAAACGGGCGCACCGGACGTATAATCAACGTCTTGTTTTTAGTACTCAAACACTTGCTCGATTCTCCGGTTCTTTACCTGAGCCGTTATATCGTAAAACACAAAAGTGATTACTATCGGTTGCTCCAAAAAGTGCGTGAGGAAGAAGCTTGGGAGGAATGGATACTATTCATGCTGGATGCAGTGGAATCCACATCCCGTCAGACCATCTCAATTGTTGAATCCATCAAGTCTTCACTTCTTGACTACAAACATCTGATACGAGCCAAGCATAAATTCTATAGCCAGGACCTGATAAACAACCTGTTTTATCACCCTTATACGAAGATAGACTTTCTGATGCGGGATTTGAATATTGGCAGACTTACTGCCATCAAGTATCTTGAAGCCTTGACAGAAGATGGATTGCTTCAAAAAGAGAAAGTGGGAAGATCGAACTATTATATTAATAAAGCCCTTTATGAAATCTTGACCACAGCAGAGTAGAGAAGTAACATGGTTTATAATGATGCTGAAATGATGAACCCACAACGTTTGAAATACTCCATCGGTTCACTCGTCTCCGCCCGCGGCAGAGAGTGGATTGTATTGCCCGAATCCACAGATGAACTCATCATCCTGAAACCTCTCGGCGGCAGCGACGATGAGATCACCGGCATCCTGACCGCTCTGGAAACGGTAAAACCAGCCTCCTTCAGTTTGCCAGACCCTTCCCAGTTGGGAGATTACCAATCCTGTCGATTGCTGCGTGACGCGCTCAGGCTGGGTTTCCGAAACAGCGCCGGACCTTTCAGAAGCTTCGGCAGGCTGGCGGTTGACCCCAGACCCTACCAATTGGTGCCGCTGATAATGGCCTTAAAGCTTGATCCCGTGCGGCTTTTGATTGCCGACGACGTGGGAATCGGCAAAACCATCGAGGCTTGTTTGATTGCCAGAGAACTGCTGGACAGAGGTGAAATATCCAGGTTTTGCGTTCTCTGTCCCCCTCATTTGGCGGAGCAGTGGCAAACCGAGCTCAGCTCAAAATTCCACATCGATGCCAAGATGGTTTTGGCAAGCACGGTGCGTAAACTGGAGCGCAATTGCCGCGCCAACGAATCCATCTTCGAGGTCTATCCTCACACTGTGGTATCAATCGATTACATCAAAAGCGATCGCCACAAAGCCGAGTTCCTGCGCACTGCACCCGAGCTGATTATCGTGGACGAAGCTCACACTTCCAGTTTTGATGATTCCAGAAACAGTAGCCGGCATCAGCGCTATGACCTCATAAAAAAACTGAGCCAAAACCCTGACCGTCACATGCTTTTGGTAACCGCCACACCCCACTCTGGAAAAGAAAACGCCTTCAGGTCCCTTTTAAGCATTCTGAACCAAGACATTGCCAACTTCCCCCCAGATTTAACCGGAACAGAAAACCAGCATTATCGCCGCGTTATCGCCCAATATTTCATCCAGCGCCGCAGAGCGGATATCACAAACTACCTTCAGGAAAAGACTGTTTTCCCCAGCGTTGAAACGAAAGAACACCACTACAATCTCTCCGAGCCCTATCGAGATTTATTTGAAAAAGCCCTCGACTATGCCCGCGAAATTGTCTCCGACCAAACAAACAGCAAACACAGGCAACGCGTGCGTTGGTGGTCTGCTCTGGCTTTATTGCGCGCTCTGGCATCCAGTCCCGCTGCGGCAGCCGCGACGATGCGCAACCGCAGCGCCACTTTGGAGACAGAGTCCATCTCCGAAGCAGACGAACTGGGCAGACGCCTCATCCTGGATATTGACGATCATGACACAACCGACGCCAGCGACATCCTGCCTGGCAGCGATTCCACATCGGAAACTGATGAAACCACGCTCAGCCGCCGCAAACTTCTGGCAATGGCAAAAGCCGCCGACGCCCTGCACGGAAATCAAGACGCGAAGATGCTCGGTATTTTACCATATCTGAAAGATCTGATTAGGGATGGCTTCAGCCCCATCATTTTCTGCCGCTTTATCCAGACCGCGGAATACCTGGCGGAGCAACTGCGGGAACGCCTGCCAAAATCCATCCAGATTGCTTCCATAACCGGGCTTCTGCCACCGGAGGAACGCGAAGCCCGCGTCTTGGAGATTGCTCAATTCCCTTCCCGAATTCTGGTCTGCACAGATTGTCTTTCCGAAGGCATAAACCTCCAGGACCATTTTGACGCGGTCATTCATTACGACCTCAGTTGGAACCCAACCCGCCACGAACAGCGGGAAGGCAGGGTGGACCGTTTTGGTCAGCCCCACCCCGTCGTCCGCACGCTCACATATTATGGAAGGGACAATCAGATTGACGGCATCGTCCTGGACGTGCTTCTGCGAAAACACAAACAAATAAAATCCTCCCTGGGAATCTCCATCCCCGTCCCAGCCGACACCGAAGCCGTTGTGGAAGCCATCTTCGAAGGTCTTCTGCTGCGTGAACAATCCGGAAGGGGAGATCAGCTCCTCATCGACGGATTCGATGAACTCTTCAAAGAAGACAAACAGAAACTGCACAACGCCTGGGATCTTGCCAGGGACAAAGAAAAACGAAGCCAAACCATGTTTTCCCAGATGGGTCTTGCCGCCAGAGTGGATGAAATCAAATCCGAGCTCGATTCCATCCGGGATTCCATCGGCTCCCAGCTTGATATCAAAAGTTTCGTCACCCAGGCTCTAACACGCTACAACGCTGTGATTAAAGAACAAAATAACTCCTTCCAGATTGATCTGAGCCACGTCCCCACACTGGTGAAGGAAAGCTGCGGCTATCTGCCCGACAAAATCCGCGTCAGTTTCGATCTCCCTGTGCGGGATTCAGAACTCTATCTAGCCCGCACCCATCCTGTGGTTGAAGGTTTGGCAGACTTGGTGATGAGTTCTGCATTGGACGCCGAAAACCCCCATTCCATCGCCAAGCGCAGTGGAGTAATCCGAACCATGGCGGTTACACGAAAAACCACCCTCCTGCTCTTTCGATACCGCTTTCACCTCACTCAAGTTTTCCAGGATAAAACCCATCGCAGCTTGGCGGAAGATTACCAAATGGTGGCTTTCACTGGCACCCACGAAAACCCGGAATGGCTGACGGATGACGAAGCCAAAGCCCTGCTCAACGCGCAAGTCTCGGACAACGTTATTCCTCAACAGGCCCTGACCCAGATCGTACGTGTGATTGAAAACTTCGCGTCTCTCTCGCCCCATATTAATAACTTTGCCCACCAGCGCGCCTCCGAGCTGCTGGCTTCCCATCTAAGAGTGCGGGATGCGGCAATGCTGAAACGCTCACAAAAACCGGAAATAAAGCCCGAACTTCCACCGGATATTCTCGGCATATATGTTTATTTGCCTGGGAGCACAAGTGAGTAGTAGAGTGGTAAGTAGTAAGTGGGAGTTTTCTGAGAACTCTGAAGCTATAAACTTCAGAGTTGCTTCAGAGTTACAAATCAGGATTCCTCAAACACATACCAATCCATTGATTAAGCCTCCTAAGATTTTGCATTTCTCAGCAGGAAGGAGTAGATATGAGTAATCAATCCTATCAGGACCTTAACGTTTGGCAAAGAGCCATGACTCTGGCAGAAAAGGCATATTCGATCACTGCATCTTTTCCGAAAAGCGAGATGTTTGGGCTTACAAACCAAATCAGGAGAGCATCAGCATCTGTCCCAGCTAATATAGCAGAGGGCTGGGCAAGGCACAATAAAAACGAATTTGCTTATTTTCTCAGAATCGCACATGGAAGTTTGCGTGAGCTTGAATCTCACTTAATCCTATCTTCCCGAATTAAGTTATGCGATCCCATATCAATAAACCCTATCCTGGAGGAGATCACTATCATCAGCAAACAGCTTCTATCATTCATGCGACATCTCAAAGGTGATAAACATGCATAACTCCACTTACTCCTCACCACTTACCACTTACTCCTCACCACTTACCACTTACTTCTCACCACTTACCACTTACTGGAAACCCCATGTCTAAACGCTCAACCATCTTCAACACCGTCCGCACCGAAGGCGCCATCCTCCCAACCGATTTATTGCAAAGAATCGTCAGCGGAGACGCTACCCTGGAAGGCCTGAACCCCACCGATTATCATCTCAGTCCCGGCGAACGCCTGGGTGAAGCCGCCACCCGTTCCTGGAACCGGCTCATCGGCGTTTGGCACACCTTTCGGGAAACAGCGGATGTTTTGCCTGCTGAGGCCATCGGCACCAGGGAAACCCGTGAACGCTGGCTGCTGCCCCTTTTCCACGAGCTTGGATACGGCAGGCTTCAAGCCCAAAAATCCATCGATATTGAGTATAAAAGCTACCCCATCAGCCACAAGGCTGCCGAGCCCGTCGCCATCCATCTGGTCAGCTATAAATGGGATTTGGACAAACGCAATCCCATCGCCAGGCGCGAAACCAAGCTCTCACCCCACGCCTTGATGCAGGAATTTCTCAACCGCAGCCCCCATCATCTCTGGGGTTTTCTCTCCAATGGCCACAAACTGCGCATCCTCCGAAACAACGTCTCCCTCACCCGCGCCGCGTATGTGGAATTTGATTTACAGGCCATGCTGGACAACGAAAGCTACAGCGATTTCTTTCTGCTTTTCCTGCTCTGCCATCAATCCCGGGTGGAGGCAAAAACCGAGGATTCCGACGGCAATCCGGCCCCCCACGATTGCTGGCTGGAAAAGTGGTTTCACACCTCAATCAAGGACGGCGTGCGCGCTCTGGACGAACTGCGCGACAACGTTCAATCCGCCATTGAGTCCCTCGGCGCGGGATTTCTTTCCCATCCCGCCAATTCCGCCCTGCGCGCCAAACTGCGTGATGGAGCCTTGAGCCTGCAGGATTATTATCACCAGGTTTTGCTGCAGGTATATCGTCTGCTCTTTATTTTCGTGGCGGAAGACAGGGATTTACTCATCCCCACCGACACCCCCGAAAATGTGAAACAAACCTATCTCGATTACTATTCCACCTACCGCATCCGCGAGCTCGCTCTCCGCAAAAGAGGAACCCGCCACAGCGACCTCTGGCAACAGCTACTTCTACTTTTTACAAGCCTCCACGCGGGCAATCCAATTCTCGGGCTGCCCGCCCTGGGCTCATTTCTTTTCAGCACGGATTCCACCCCGGATTTGGCTGATGCCGCCCTTGCCAACAGTGATCTCCTCCTCGCGGTCAGATATCTCTGTTACACCCATAAAAACAAGCTTTTCCAAGCCATCAACTATCGCAATCTCGGCTCTGAAGAACTGGGCTCCATCTATGAATCCCTGCTGGAAATGCATCCGGAGATAAATCTCAATGCCGCCTATTTCAGTCTGAGCATTGTTGCCGGTTCCCAGCGCAAAACCAGCGGCAGCTACTACACACCTTCTTCCCTGGTGAATTCTCTCCTCGATTCGGCTCTGGAACCGGTAATTGCCAATGCAGTAAGTGGTAAGTGGCAAAACGACAGCAGCGAAACTAACCCTCACTCACCACTTACCACTCACCACTTACCACTCACCACTTACCACTTACCACTCACCACTCACCACTCACCACTTACCACTCACCACTTACCACTCACCACTTACCACTCACCACTCACCACTCACCACTCACCAGAGAACGCTCTGCTTGCTCTCAAAATCTGTGACCCCGCCTGCGGCAGTGGACACTTCCTGATCTCAGCGGCTCATCGCATTGCCAAACGCTTGGCTGCCATCCGAGCCGGCGAAGACGAGCCCGCCCCCTCCCTCATCCAAAACGCCCTGCGCGATGTAATCGGAAATTGCATCTACGGGGTGGATATCAATCCCATGGCGGTGGAGCTTTGCAAAATCTCCCTCTGGATGGAAGCCCTCGACCCGGGCAAACCCCTCACTTTTCTGGACCATCATATCCAATGTGGAAATTCACTTTTGGGCTGCACCCCCGAACTTTTGGAAAACGGTATTCCCGACGCCGCCTTCACCCCGCTCACCGGTGACGACAAATCCGTCTGCGCGCGCTACAAAAAACTGAACCGCGACGAAAGCAAAGGTGATGTGATTGATATTTTCAGCAGCGAAGGTGAGGATTGGCTCAGCAAGCGGGAATTGCGTCCCGGCTTCGACACCGTGAACCAGATGGCGGATGATGATTTTCAAAGCCTGCAGGCCAAGGAACGCGGCTACGCGGATTTCATCCAGTCCCCTCAATATCAAAATGCGAAATTTATCCACGACGCCTGGTGTGCCGCCTTTATGTGGATTAAAGATGGCGCTTCCCAGCGTCCCGAGCCCATCACCCACGGTATCATGGAACGCATCAAGAGCAATCCTGAAACCGTGAACAACGCTATAAAGCAGGAAGTGGCACGCCTGGCAAAACAGTATCGCTTCTTCCATTGGCATCTCGCCTTCCCCGACGTCTTTCCCGACACAGTTTCACCACCTCGCCATCTCGCTACCTCGCCATCTCCCCAAACTGCCACCTCACCATCTCGCCATCTCGCCAATTTTCCATCCGGCTTCGATTGCGTCTTGGGCAATCCACCCTGGGATATGATCGAGAAAAAAGATAATGATACTGATATTAAGATAAGTGAAATGGCACATACTCAGCATTTTATATCCGCATCTGGTAGATATCCTCTCACCTCTGGAAACA contains:
- a CDS encoding DEAD/DEAH box helicase, whose translation is MKKDETDFGKQMQLHKHQTEAIKRAAQEQNYVLTTGTGSGKSLAYIIPIVNHILKTGSGKGIKAIIVYPMNALANSQKNELKKFIDWGFSSDTKPVTFKRYTGQESEQEKLKICSNPPDILLTNYVMLELILTRPNELPLVAACKNLKFLVLDELHTYRGRQGADVAMLIRRTIDAAKAENVIRVGTSATLSSTGDRSKQNLEISRVATQLFGSNVTPDNVIGEYLQRLTPEFDFSDSSVVTKLANSIENTLKTQSLSFEDIKEDTLFSWIETTFGVESDPHSGRLYRSPAKCIWGKDGGAESLSNITGIDRSICQKAIQHALMLGFKTINPANQFPVFAFKLHQFISRGDTVYASLDEKEIRHLTIQRQLYVPNSNKNKILLPLAFCRHCGQEFYTVTKIFDDEREVWRLQPRDLNERVFDENQEAGFIFADDANEWTDDVTGNMDKIPDEWKGHDGKILNNRKEYLPKPIRVTADGQLKNTGRQMFFLAAPFRFCPTCQVSYSANQRSDFAKLSALGTEGRSTATTILSLSAVRHIRNMELPPEARKLLSFTDNRQDASLQSGHFNDFIQVGLLRGALFHALSQKSGEGVRHSELTQLVFESLNLPFEEYASNPDAGKGLAKMETERALRNVLGYHLYRDLKRGWRVNAPNLEQTGLLEIEYLSIDELAGDSEQWASGHPALAQADTQTRLNILKTLLDWMRRELAIKVSYLDQMEQERILQQGKQRLIPPWGFDENEQTRLLTHASVLYPRSRKQGDYGGDTYLSTRSGFGQYLRRANRFQNHMHKLTLEDTGTIIKNLLDGLLSYGIIEKVRDAKAEKVPGYQLVADSMIWKAGDGSSGAYDPIRQTSLSLAGQPVNQYFKEFYQFVAASTRGLHSREHTAQVSYEERERREDDFRKATLPILYCSPTMELGIDISRLNVVNMRNVPPTPANYAQRSGRAGRSGQPALVFTYCSTGSPHDQYFFKRPVNMVSGSVAAPQIDLANEDMLQSHINAIWLSEARLKLGNTLTEIVDISGEPPKLELLPDIENALSDFSIRQRARIRAAKIISSIEDSLKNSVWFTPDWLDDTLSQIPLQFQKACDRWRGLYKAALNQQEIQNKIILDASRKQQEKDQAKRLRREAEAQLELLTTSSGAIHSDFYSYRYFASEGFLPGYNFPRLPLSAFIPGRRLKTGKDEYLSRPRFLAITEFGPRSFVYHEGSRYIIHQVIMPAQDEQNNVATSAAKICSQCGYLHVLEEGVDKQKYDKCEHCGSDLHHILSNLFRLQNVVAQRRDQINCDEEERLKLGFDIRTTLRFASRSGRLSCINANIMNENDCLGRLTYGDSAMIWRINLGYKSRRPGFVFDTERGYWGKYDSEDLDDDSPMGRSNILVSPFVSDTKNCLLFEPHFGVNDTIMASLQAVLKNAIQRVFELEDNELSAESLPSKGERKVILFYEATEGGAGVLKKVIDNPNFKQVIREAIDICHYDPTTFADLQKSPLAKETCEAACYDCLMSYSNQTDHELLDRKAIIDILISLFNSNVSRSSSELSRTEHFERLKRLAGSSLEEKWLDLIYKSGHILPTHAQALIESCNTKPDYLYSDKFVVIYIDGPIHDSPDQASEDKKIEKCLDDAGWHVIRFRYDDDWQEIIAANKNIFGEK
- a CDS encoding Fic family protein is translated as MSSTPRFLPPEVDLETKTVLRKAASAHRYLAELKGISSSIPNQSILINTLSLQEAKDSSEIENIITTADDLYREELFPQFAENASAKEVKNYASALKAGFKLVRDNSLLTSNIIIEIHSKLENHRSGFRTMPGTELKNEQTGETVYRPPQNPQNIADLMSNLELFINDDHIYDADILVKMAIIHFQFESIHPFYDGNGRTGRIINVLFLVLKHLLDSPVLYLSRYIVKHKSDYYRLLQKVREEEAWEEWILFMLDAVESTSRQTISIVESIKSSLLDYKHLIRAKHKFYSQDLINNLFYHPYTKIDFLMRDLNIGRLTAIKYLEALTEDGLLQKEKVGRSNYYINKALYEILTTAE
- a CDS encoding DEAD/DEAH box helicase, giving the protein MMNPQRLKYSIGSLVSARGREWIVLPESTDELIILKPLGGSDDEITGILTALETVKPASFSLPDPSQLGDYQSCRLLRDALRLGFRNSAGPFRSFGRLAVDPRPYQLVPLIMALKLDPVRLLIADDVGIGKTIEACLIARELLDRGEISRFCVLCPPHLAEQWQTELSSKFHIDAKMVLASTVRKLERNCRANESIFEVYPHTVVSIDYIKSDRHKAEFLRTAPELIIVDEAHTSSFDDSRNSSRHQRYDLIKKLSQNPDRHMLLVTATPHSGKENAFRSLLSILNQDIANFPPDLTGTENQHYRRVIAQYFIQRRRADITNYLQEKTVFPSVETKEHHYNLSEPYRDLFEKALDYAREIVSDQTNSKHRQRVRWWSALALLRALASSPAAAAATMRNRSATLETESISEADELGRRLILDIDDHDTTDASDILPGSDSTSETDETTLSRRKLLAMAKAADALHGNQDAKMLGILPYLKDLIRDGFSPIIFCRFIQTAEYLAEQLRERLPKSIQIASITGLLPPEEREARVLEIAQFPSRILVCTDCLSEGINLQDHFDAVIHYDLSWNPTRHEQREGRVDRFGQPHPVVRTLTYYGRDNQIDGIVLDVLLRKHKQIKSSLGISIPVPADTEAVVEAIFEGLLLREQSGRGDQLLIDGFDELFKEDKQKLHNAWDLARDKEKRSQTMFSQMGLAARVDEIKSELDSIRDSIGSQLDIKSFVTQALTRYNAVIKEQNNSFQIDLSHVPTLVKESCGYLPDKIRVSFDLPVRDSELYLARTHPVVEGLADLVMSSALDAENPHSIAKRSGVIRTMAVTRKTTLLLFRYRFHLTQVFQDKTHRSLAEDYQMVAFTGTHENPEWLTDDEAKALLNAQVSDNVIPQQALTQIVRVIENFASLSPHINNFAHQRASELLASHLRVRDAAMLKRSQKPEIKPELPPDILGIYVYLPGSTSE
- a CDS encoding four helix bundle protein, which gives rise to MSNQSYQDLNVWQRAMTLAEKAYSITASFPKSEMFGLTNQIRRASASVPANIAEGWARHNKNEFAYFLRIAHGSLRELESHLILSSRIKLCDPISINPILEEITIISKQLLSFMRHLKGDKHA